AATTGTCTGACGAGCCCAATGAATATGGTGTGTCACCAAAACAGATTTATGCGAACAAGTTCGACTACTTCGAGCAAGAGGTTCTCGGAATGCGGCAGCTTCATTTTGATTTGCTCAATGATGGAACTGAAATTCCGTCCGACTTAGAAACTAGATATCGTGAGACCTTCTCGGAAGACGGCAAGCCTTACAAATATTCCTACCGTATTGACCCTATCCTCAAAGTCAACGATGGTCCGGGACCCCTTGTAGACGCCTCTCCAGAGGACTGGAAGCGGTACCATGCAATCCGTGATGGTTCGTGAATTTGTTGATTCATGTTGGTACTGCTTGGCGGATTTGTCCAGAATTTGTCCAGATTCACGGTGTGTAGACGGATGTTGGAATACGAGAAAAGGCTAGGAATCAAATAATTCCTAGCCTTTTCACTGGTAGCGGGGCATGGATTTGAACCATGGACCTCTGGGTTATGAGCCCAGCGAGCTACCGAGCTGCTCCACCCCGCGTCGGCACGTCCTGTATTTGGACAGCTCGCTCAACAATACCCGATTAATCAGGAGTGTCAAGATTCTCGGGCGTGTCGGCCATGGGATGGGGCACGGCTCAGGCGGCCGGCTGGCCGGGCACTGACCTGACGGTGACCGTGCTCAACGCGCTCGGCCTGTTGGTCGGCGCGTTCATCGGCGCGTCCACGTCCACGGCCAAGCTCACGGCCTGATATGCGAAATATTTCGCCCGGTGGATTCGGTGGAATATTTCGCGCCCCGGACAAACAACCCCCGCCCAAGATCGCGGACCATGCGCATGGCGTGGATGCCGCGACTTGGGCGGGGGTTTCGTCGTTTCAGACCGTCAGAAGCCGTTGTTCCTTCCTGCGTTCGGCGATCTTCTCGGCGAGCCATGTGTTGACCACGGCGTTGCGGCTGACCGCCAGCTCGTCCGCTTCGGCGTCGAGGCTTTCGACCATCCAGTCGGGCAGGGTGAGATTGACCTTGCGGGTCTTGGTCTTCGCGGGGCGGATGACGCGGGGCTTCGTCATGTCGAAGTACCGGCGCATGTCGTCGCCGCGTTCGAAGGCCTCGTCGATGTCCGAGGCCTTGACTTCCTCAATCGTCCTTGTGCTGCTCATAGGTGTCCTCCTCGTAGTCGCGTGAGCGCCGCACCGAGATGATGCGGACGATGTCCTTGTGTTCTCCCCGGTAGGTGACGATGGCCGTCCAGTGCTTGCCGTCGATGACGCCGAGCTCAAGGTAGCGGGCGTCGTCGCTGCGCGGGTCGGCGTCGAATTCAAGCACGACGTCGTCCCACATGCGTTGGGCTTGCTCGAAGTCGATGCCGTGCTTGGCGAGGTTCTTCGCGCTTTTGGCCGGGTCATACTCGAATTCCACGTCCTACCTCCTACTGAATACCTATCATACACTTAACGAATACCATTGCAATACCTGTGGTGTTCATGAGGTGAGTATGCTCGCTGACACCGTCTTCCCGGGCCTTGAATCGGGCATGGGTGCGGATGCGGCTGAGGGACGTCAACTGGCAGCGCCTCGTGCTGATTGTGTTGCGAAAGAACCCCCGACCGGATGGTCAGGGGCTATGCAAAGTATGGAATTGACGAGGTGAAAACCTCTGGGTCATGAGCCCAGCGAGCTACCGAGCTGCTCCACCCCGTGTCGCGCCGGTGTCCCGTGAACCGCCCGCCGGACGGATGCCTTGAACCGTTATCCCGAACGTTGACATAATGGGAGCATGCCTATCAAGATCCCCAGTGGCCTGCCGGCCAGAGATATCCTCGATTCGGAGCGCATCTTCGCTCTGGAGAAGCCCGAGGCGGAGCGTCAGCGCGTCCGTCCTCTCAAACTGGTGATCCTGAACTTGATGCCCAAGAAGATCGAAACCGAAACGCAGCTGCTGAGACTGATCTCCAAATCGCCGCTGCAGGTCGAGATCGACTTCATGAAGACCTCCACACATGAGGCCACGCACGTTTCCGCCGATCATCTCGTCAAGTTCTACGAAAACCTCGATGCGCTCAAAGACAACTATTACGACGGTTTTGTGGTCACCGGCGCGCCTGTAGAGCATATGCCGTTCGAAGATGTGGACTACTGGGACGAGTTCAAGACGATTCTCGACTGGGCCTCCACCCATGTGTTCTCCACCATGTACCTGTGCTGGGGCGCGATGGGCGCACTGTACTACCGCTACGGCATCCACAAGGTGGATTACCCCGAGAAGATTTTCGGCGTATTCCCGCAGTACCTGCAGGACGAATACTGCTTCCTGACCAATGGTTTCGACGAGATTGATCTGCAGCCGCACTCCCGCCTCGCCGGCGTGAACGAAAACGAGGTACGTGCCAACCATGACCTTCAGATCTTGACTTGGGGGCCACAGTCCGGCCCGGGCCTGATCGCCACACGTGACTTCTCCGAAGTGTTCGCGCTCGGCCATTGGGAGTACGGCAAGTACACGCTCGCCGAGGAATACGAGCGCGATATGGCCAAGGGCATGACCAACGTGCCCTTCCCGAAGAACTACTTCCCGCATGACGATTCGAAACTGGAACCGTTGTTCGCCTGGCGCGCCCACGCCAATCTGCTGTGGCGCAACTGGCTCAACTGGGTGTACCAGACCACGCCGTATGACCTGACCGAGGTGCCGCAGCTCAGGGCTGAGAAGAAGCTCGGTACTGATCGTTCGATTCGGCATGAGCCGGGCGGGCCGCGCCAGGATGATTTCGAGCCGTTCGCCCACGACGGATACGGAGTGATCAGAGGGTAGCGCAAATGCCGCACATCCTCGTATTGTGACTAATAGCGCACAATGCTTGCGCAACATCCGAAAAACCTTGCGCCGCCGCCGATTCCAGAAGACGCGCCGGTGTAGTATTGACATTGTCTAGACGCAGGCAAATAATCACTCTTCAGTCATTCGGAGCCGAATGCCCAGCGCAGACTCCGTGTCCGCGCCCGGCAGACTCCACACCGAGGAGACGAAAGTAACGAGCACGTCACATTTGCCTGCCCGGTGGGTTTAAACTGACACCTGACATTGAAGAAGCAGGAGGCGTGATATGGTCGGTTCGCTCAGCGCAGGATTGCTGTTGGCTGACGAGGCAGGCGCTCATCTGCCCTCGGTTGATGACTTCCTTCCCCCGGAGATTCTGTTCCAGGGAACTCCGTTTGCCATCAACCGCATTATTCTGATTCGTATCGTGGCAACCATTGTGCTGCTGGTGGTGCTCGGCGTGACTGCGAAACGCGCCAAGCTCATCCCCGGCCGTTGGCAGGGCGTAGTCGAGTACGGTCTCGACTTCGTGCGCGACAAGGTCGTGTATGACGTGATGGGCGAGACCCGCGGCAAACGTTACGTGCCGATGATCACCACCCTGTTCTTCACGATCTTCGTGTTCAACCTGTGCGGCATCATCCCCGGCATGAACATGGCGGCCAACGCCACGGTGGTCATGCCGCTCGTGTTCGCCGTCTGGACACTGATCCAGTACTGGATCGCCGCCATCCGCTCGCAGGGCCTCGGCCACTATCTGCGCCACGAGCTGTTCACCCCCGGTGTGCCGTGGCCGGTCTACATCCTGCTGGCTCCGATCAACCTGCTTGAGTTGTTGATCATCCGCCCGGCCTCTCTGACCATCCGTCTGTTCGCCAACATGGTTTCCGGCCACCTTATGGTCGCCACCTGCCTGGCGTTCGCACAGTTCTGGATGGTTGACGCGGCCAACAAGTTGCAGGGCATCCCGGTGGGTGCGCTGTGGTTCGCCGGTGGTTTCGCCATGACCTGCTTCGAGGCGTTCGTCGCCTTCCTGCAAGCCTACGTCTTCGCGATTCTTTCCACCGTGTACATCAACCTGAGCTTCCCGGAAGAGTGACGGGCGACTAACCCGCCGCTTCCGGTCCCCGGTCTGGGAAAATCGCAGACCGACCAAACCCCAAGATTTATAACGTCGCCAAGTACGTTAGAAAGGAAACACAATGGATATCATCACCCTCGCAGAGGTCGCCGGCAACCTGTCCGTCATCGGTTACGGTATCGGTACTCTTGGCCCTGGCATTGGTCTGGGCATCCTCTTCGGCAAGGCCATGGAATCCACCGCTCGTCAGCCTGAGATGTCCGGCAAGATCCAGACCATCATGTTCATCGGCCTGGCTCTGGTCGAGGTGCTGGCACTGATCGGCTTCGTCGCCGCCCTGATCATCCGCTGATCAACAGACGAAAACCGATTATGTCCATCACTGAAAGGAGGGCTTGATGGCACAAGCAGCAAGCGGGATTGACCTGTTCATTCCCGAGGTCTATGACATCGTATGGTCGGCGATCATCCTCGTCATCGTTGCAGTGTTCTTCTACAAGTTCTTCATGCCGAAGTTCAACGCGATCTTCGACGAGCGTGCCGCCAAGATTCAAGGCAACATCGCCAAGGCGGAGCAGGCTAAGAAGGACGCCGACGAGGCCAAGGCCAAGTATGAGGCCCAGCTGAGCACTGCCCGTGTGGACGCCGCCAAGATCCGCGACGACGCCCGTGCCGAAGCGTCTCACATCATCGCCGACGCCCGTTCGCGCGCCGAGTCCGATGCGGCCCAGATCGCCGCATCCGCACAGCGCTCGATCGAATCCCAGCACCAGCAGGCCATCGTCTCGCTCAAGGGCGAGGTCGGTGCGCTTGCCACCGCTCTGGCCGGCAAGATCCTTGGCGCCAAGCTGGAAGACAACGACGTGCAGTCCTCGATGATCGATTCGATGATCGACGATCTGGCCGTCAAGAAGTGACCGTGACCATCCGTAACCAGAAAGGGAGGTGACCATGCGAGGAGAGGCATCACGTATTGCAGACCGCGAGTCGCGTGATTCGCTGGCCCCGAAACTGCGCGACACCCGTGAGGACGCGTGGCGGATCGGCAACGAACTGTTCACGATCACCAAGGTGCTCGACGACAGCATCCAGCTCGAACGCGCGTTGACCGACCCGTCCCGCCCGGTTGCCGACAAGGTGGCCGTGCTGACGGAACTGCTCGGCGACAATGTGCATCCGATGACCATGGAGATCATGACCGATTTGGTCTCCCGTCACTGGAGCCGTGCGCGGGACATCGCCAACGCGGTGGAGGATTTCGGCGTGGACGCCATGATGTACTACGCGGACGCCACCGGCGCCACGCTGCAGGTCTCCGTCGAGCTGTCCGAACTGCATTCCGCGTTGCTGAACCTGCCGGTCGTGCGCGCCAAGCTGTACGACTACCAGGCCACCAGCGAGGCCCGTGTGAAGCTGTTCCGTGAGGTGTTCTCTGGCAAGACCCTGAACAAGGTCACCATGAGGCTCGCCGAACACGCCACTTGCAACCTGCGCCGCCGCCGCTACTTGGAGACCATCCAGTGGATGATCAACAAGTTCTCCCGTCACATGGGCGAGTCGATGGTCACCGTGACCACCGCCACCCCGCTGAAGAAGGAGCAGATCAAGCGACTGGTCGAGGTCTACTCCGCCAAGGTGGGCCGCCAGGTGCACATCAACTCGGTGGTCGATCCGACCGTGCTGGGTGGTATGCGCATTCAGGTGGGCGACGAAGTCACGGACAACACCGTGGTCGCACAGCTGCAGAACCTTCATCGCAAGGTGCAGACGGAGGCGACTCCGGCCTGACCGGCCGAGCCAATCCGTCCAACACCACACACAAGCAAAGACTTGACTGAACAATAACCAATAGAAGGAGTGATCATGGCAGAACTG
The window above is part of the Bifidobacterium longum subsp. infantis ATCC 15697 = JCM 1222 = DSM 20088 genome. Proteins encoded here:
- a CDS encoding F0F1 ATP synthase subunit delta; the protein is MRGEASRIADRESRDSLAPKLRDTREDAWRIGNELFTITKVLDDSIQLERALTDPSRPVADKVAVLTELLGDNVHPMTMEIMTDLVSRHWSRARDIANAVEDFGVDAMMYYADATGATLQVSVELSELHSALLNLPVVRAKLYDYQATSEARVKLFREVFSGKTLNKVTMRLAEHATCNLRRRRYLETIQWMINKFSRHMGESMVTVTTATPLKKEQIKRLVEVYSAKVGRQVHINSVVDPTVLGGMRIQVGDEVTDNTVVAQLQNLHRKVQTEATPA
- a CDS encoding homoserine O-succinyltransferase — its product is MPIKIPSGLPARDILDSERIFALEKPEAERQRVRPLKLVILNLMPKKIETETQLLRLISKSPLQVEIDFMKTSTHEATHVSADHLVKFYENLDALKDNYYDGFVVTGAPVEHMPFEDVDYWDEFKTILDWASTHVFSTMYLCWGAMGALYYRYGIHKVDYPEKIFGVFPQYLQDEYCFLTNGFDEIDLQPHSRLAGVNENEVRANHDLQILTWGPQSGPGLIATRDFSEVFALGHWEYGKYTLAEEYERDMAKGMTNVPFPKNYFPHDDSKLEPLFAWRAHANLLWRNWLNWVYQTTPYDLTEVPQLRAEKKLGTDRSIRHEPGGPRQDDFEPFAHDGYGVIRG
- the brnA gene encoding type II toxin-antitoxin system BrnA family antitoxin is translated as MSSTRTIEEVKASDIDEAFERGDDMRRYFDMTKPRVIRPAKTKTRKVNLTLPDWMVESLDAEADELAVSRNAVVNTWLAEKIAERRKEQRLLTV
- a CDS encoding F0F1 ATP synthase subunit B, with the protein product MAQAASGIDLFIPEVYDIVWSAIILVIVAVFFYKFFMPKFNAIFDERAAKIQGNIAKAEQAKKDADEAKAKYEAQLSTARVDAAKIRDDARAEASHIIADARSRAESDAAQIAASAQRSIESQHQQAIVSLKGEVGALATALAGKILGAKLEDNDVQSSMIDSMIDDLAVKK
- the atpE gene encoding ATP synthase F0 subunit C — protein: MDIITLAEVAGNLSVIGYGIGTLGPGIGLGILFGKAMESTARQPEMSGKIQTIMFIGLALVEVLALIGFVAALIIR
- a CDS encoding BrnT family toxin, with the protein product MEFEYDPAKSAKNLAKHGIDFEQAQRMWDDVVLEFDADPRSDDARYLELGVIDGKHWTAIVTYRGEHKDIVRIISVRRSRDYEEDTYEQHKDD
- the atpB gene encoding F0F1 ATP synthase subunit A, translated to MVGSLSAGLLLADEAGAHLPSVDDFLPPEILFQGTPFAINRIILIRIVATIVLLVVLGVTAKRAKLIPGRWQGVVEYGLDFVRDKVVYDVMGETRGKRYVPMITTLFFTIFVFNLCGIIPGMNMAANATVVMPLVFAVWTLIQYWIAAIRSQGLGHYLRHELFTPGVPWPVYILLAPINLLELLIIRPASLTIRLFANMVSGHLMVATCLAFAQFWMVDAANKLQGIPVGALWFAGGFAMTCFEAFVAFLQAYVFAILSTVYINLSFPEE